GACCAGAAAGGTCATTCCAATACATGGatagaggaaaaaaaaaaagggacTAGAAGACGAAGTTTCTAATCTCTTTGAAGTTCAGGTTTCCCATAGTTCGTTAAAAGATTTATCTTGAATGCTACACAATGGATTACACCAAATTCCTCAAAGTCTTAATATAACAGAGAATCATTCTAGTGTTTTAAGTAGAAGTAGCAGAAGGTAACAGTATTGGAACACTATTTCCAAAGATATTTGGTGGATCATTTGGATGGAAAGAAATGCAAGATTCTTCAAATACAGGAGGGACAATATTGCTATCTCAAacacaaaattattattttttttgcttAACTTTTATTTCATCGGTATATTTTTGCTTAGACTTGGCCACAGCAAATGTTTTATAGCCTGTTGCCATGGTAGATTTCCTTAGCTCTTTACACTCTCTTTAAACTTGTCTCTTTTTAGATGTAACTTCTGATATGCATCAATATCTCCACATGACTTATCAAAAACAAAGTAGCAGAAGGTAACAGTACTTACATTTGTCACCAATAGTCACCACATGAGCATTTCCCATCCTCAAAGCGATGAAATCGATTGTTATCCCTCACTATAATTACTCTTCTGGTGCACTTAGAAATAAACTTTATTGCATTGTGACAATCTCCACATACACGCAAGTTTTTCATAACTCTAATAGGCCTTTCAGGTGGAAAGGTGATAAGTGCAAAAGCAATGGCTAATCTTTCGCTGTGATACCTGATAGTTTCACTCTTTTCCTGGCCAGCTACCTGTTGCAATACATAGTTTGTGTCTGCAACATACCCAGCTTGCTCTATGTAATCACCTAATTCATCCAACTTCTTATATATCTCCTTAGACTTCGAATGAGATCTATCGCCAGCAGCAAATGTGTGGACTTTATTTCCCTCCTCCACCCAACTCAAACCAGTTTCCTTTTTCACACCTCTGTCTCTAAGCATTTTCCTTGCTTTGGCGGCCTCTTGATATCTACCAGCAGCAGCATATGCATTGGACAGTAGCACATGTACGCCTGAGCTAACAGGACCTAACTCAAAGACACTGTCGGCCACATAAGCTGCCAATTCCGTGTTTTTGTGGATTCTACAGCCAGTCAATAGAGCTCCCCAAACAGACTCTGTTGGTTGCATCGGCATCTCCTCAACAACTTGAACGGCCTCTTGCAATTTTCCAGCTCGTCCAAGGCAGTCCACAAGGGAAGCATAATGTTGATCTCGTGGCTCAACTCCGTGCTTCTTCATTAAATCAAAGTAAAATTTTCCTTCTTGAACCAGCCCAGCATGGCTACAAGCATATAGAACACATAAAAAGGTAATAAAATTTGGCTTCATTCCAACACTCTCCATTTGTTTAAACAAGTCAAATACTTTTCTAGCGTGCCCGTGCTGAGCACAAGCAATCAACATCGCGTTCCACATTCCTAAATTCCTAAGCGGAACCTCATCAAACACACGATAAGCGCCTTCCACAAGACCACACTTGGAGTACAAAGATATCAAGGCACTCCCAACAAAACTCGACGAATCATAGCTCGTTTTCAAGCACAAACCATGTATTTGCTTCCCTAATTCGAGCAACGTGGAATTCCCACACACCCGAATCACACTTGAAAAGGTGAAGTCATTAACATCCACAGTTTCACCTAAAGCAAGCTTGAAAAGCCTCAAAGCTTCCTCATCCTCACCCATTTGAGCATACCCGTATATCATTCCACTCCAAGAAACCACATTTTTTTCAGGCATTTGATCGAACATCTCCCGAGCAATCTCAATCTTCCCGCATTTGGCGTACATATCCACCACAGAACTCCCTACAAACACATCAGACTCAAATCCAATCTTCAAAGCAAAGCAATGAATCGATTGCCCAATACGATAATCAGAAAGAATCCCGCATGCTTTCGTCGCGCAAGGGAAAATATGATCATCAGGCCTAACCCCATTATACAACATTTCACGAAAATACTGTAAAGCAAGAATTGGTTGTTCATTCTGGGCAAGAGAAGAGATAACTGAACTCCAGGTAGTGGAAGACTTGAAGTGGGTTTCATGGAAAACTTGTGCGGAATCAAGTGGGCGTTGGAGCTTTGAGTAGAAGTTGATTAAGTGGTGGGAAACAAGTGGGATTATTTGAATGCCTGATTTGATTATATGTGCGTGTAATGCGAGCCCTTTCGGTAAGGATCTTGATTGGGTTAGGGACAAGAGATTGTTGCATATGGTTCGGAAGTTGAGTTCGAAATTTTGTGGGTTTTGTGAGGGTTTTGGGAAATGGGAATGGGAGAGTGAAAGGTGGTGGGCTGTTTCTTGAACGGGTTCTTGCACAAGTGGGTAGCTCATGAGAATGCAACAAGTAAATGGCTAAAGAGATATGCTGCGACTGTGAAAATGAGGATTTTGACTTCATATATGATGCTTCAAAGTGTAAAAAGAAAGGACTTGACCAATGGTTTCATGCAGGTCTTATAGCTTGTAGTTTCTTTTTGCggcaaaagtgcttttttttctGCTCAAAAGTGCTTCATCCACCGTAAAGGGATGGGTGGATAAAGTGGACATTAGCGTCCGGATtactgtgtgacaagaaagtgtcatCGTTagtaaaaggtaagttttatagagtagTAGTTAGGTCTGTCATGTTATATGGgactgagtgttggccggttaagaactcacacatccagaagataaAAGTAG
This sequence is a window from Nicotiana sylvestris chromosome 3, ASM39365v2, whole genome shotgun sequence. Protein-coding genes within it:
- the LOC104220062 gene encoding putative pentatricopeptide repeat-containing protein At5g52630, which codes for MSYPLVQEPVQETAHHLSLSHSHFPKPSQNPQNFELNFRTICNNLLSLTQSRSLPKGLALHAHIIKSGIQIIPLVSHHLINFYSKLQRPLDSAQVFHETHFKSSTTWSSVISSLAQNEQPILALQYFREMLYNGVRPDDHIFPCATKACGILSDYRIGQSIHCFALKIGFESDVFVGSSVVDMYAKCGKIEIAREMFDQMPEKNVVSWSGMIYGYAQMGEDEEALRLFKLALGETVDVNDFTFSSVIRVCGNSTLLELGKQIHGLCLKTSYDSSSFVGSALISLYSKCGLVEGAYRVFDEVPLRNLGMWNAMLIACAQHGHARKVFDLFKQMESVGMKPNFITFLCVLYACSHAGLVQEGKFYFDLMKKHGVEPRDQHYASLVDCLGRAGKLQEAVQVVEEMPMQPTESVWGALLTGCRIHKNTELAAYVADSVFELGPVSSGVHVLLSNAYAAAGRYQEAAKARKMLRDRGVKKETGLSWVEEGNKVHTFAAGDRSHSKSKEIYKKLDELGDYIEQAGYVADTNYVLQQVAGQEKSETIRYHSERLAIAFALITFPPERPIRVMKNLRVCGDCHNAIKFISKCTRRVIIVRDNNRFHRFEDGKCSCGDYW